A window of the Comamonas sp. Y33R10-2 genome harbors these coding sequences:
- a CDS encoding aspartate kinase: MALIVHKYGGTSMGSTERIRNVAKRVAKWARAGHQLVVVPSAMSGETNRLLGLASELAPSQAKNSYYRELDMLASTGEQVSSALLAIALQAEGVESVSYAGWQVPVRTDSSFTKARIESIDDKRVRADLDAGRVVIVTGFQGIDPDGNITTLGRGGSDTSAVAVAAALKAAEVLIYTDVDGVYTTDPRVVSAAKRLGTVSFEEMLEMASLGSKVLQIRSVEFAGKYKVPMRVLSSFTPWDIDLQEEAKSGTLITFEEDEKMEKAVVSGIAFNRGEAKISVLGVPDTPGIAAGILGPVADANIEVDVIIQNISKDGKTDFSFTVSQGDYQRALELLSEKVAPALGASEVVGNPNIAKVSIVGIGMRSHVGVASTMFRTLSKEGVNIQMISTSEIKTSVVIDEKYLELAVRSLHTAFGLDKTE, encoded by the coding sequence ATGGCACTGATCGTTCATAAATACGGCGGCACCTCGATGGGCTCGACAGAGCGCATCCGCAATGTCGCCAAGCGCGTGGCTAAGTGGGCTCGGGCAGGTCACCAGTTGGTGGTTGTTCCCAGCGCCATGAGTGGCGAAACCAATCGTCTGCTGGGTTTGGCCAGCGAATTGGCTCCCAGTCAAGCCAAGAATTCCTACTACCGTGAGCTCGACATGCTGGCCTCCACAGGCGAGCAAGTGTCGTCAGCCCTGCTGGCGATTGCTTTGCAGGCTGAAGGTGTTGAGTCCGTCAGCTACGCTGGCTGGCAAGTACCGGTGCGCACAGACAGCAGCTTCACCAAGGCTCGCATTGAATCCATTGACGATAAGCGTGTTCGCGCTGATCTGGATGCAGGCCGAGTGGTGATCGTGACGGGCTTTCAGGGTATCGATCCTGATGGCAACATCACGACGCTGGGTCGTGGCGGCTCTGACACCTCGGCTGTGGCTGTGGCCGCAGCGCTGAAGGCTGCTGAAGTGCTGATCTACACCGATGTGGATGGTGTCTACACCACCGACCCCCGTGTGGTGTCTGCGGCTAAGCGCCTGGGTACCGTGAGCTTCGAGGAAATGCTGGAAATGGCAAGCCTTGGCTCCAAGGTGCTGCAGATCCGCTCCGTAGAGTTTGCTGGCAAGTACAAAGTGCCTATGCGCGTGCTCTCTAGCTTCACCCCTTGGGACATCGATCTGCAAGAAGAAGCCAAGTCCGGCACCCTGATTACTTTTGAGGAAGACGAAAAAATGGAAAAGGCTGTCGTATCCGGCATCGCATTTAACCGTGGTGAAGCCAAGATCTCCGTGCTGGGCGTGCCCGACACCCCCGGTATCGCTGCTGGCATCCTGGGCCCAGTGGCTGATGCCAACATCGAAGTCGATGTGATCATCCAGAACATCTCTAAAGACGGTAAGACTGACTTCAGCTTCACCGTTAGCCAAGGTGACTACCAGCGTGCGCTGGAGTTGCTGAGCGAAAAAGTAGCTCCTGCTCTGGGCGCTTCTGAAGTAGTGGGCAATCCCAACATCGCCAAGGTCAGCATCGTTGGTATCGGCATGCGTAGCCACGTAGGCGTTGCATCGACGATGTTCCGCACTTTGAGTAAGGAAGGCGTGAACATTCAGATGATCTCTACTTCTGAAATCAAGACTTCGGTCGTGATCGACGAGAAGTACCTGGAATTGGCTGTGCGCTCCTTGCACACAGCCTTCGGTTTGGATAAAACGGAATAA